Genomic window (Theileria annulata chromosome 4, complete sequence, *** SEQUENCING IN PROGRESS ***):
ttcaataaaataaatttatatattatttatatagttaatgGAAGTATACTCAGTAGTGGGATTAAGGGGCTTGTTCTCTGACCCAAACAAAGCCTGGATCGTTATGGCAACACAGTCTCCTCATAGACCAATGATAATGAAGAATCATATGAGGATAACAAACGTTCTAACTATGGCCTCAGGGTTCGAAGAAGATCTCAGCAAGGATGATTATCCTACAGGAGGAGACTACTCAGCAGCAACCGCTGAAAATAAGGCCCGAATAGTAGCAAAAACTATATTTACAGCTAATGATCCAGAATCTAAGAAGAAAGTGAGAACGCTTTTAACAAATCCATTCGGAGAATTGGATAAGGATTTTGACGTGGACAAGGTATCTTTTAAAGATTCAAGATTAATAGAATTTCATTTAGATACAAGTGGTAATTGGAGCAGACACTATTGCAGATATGAATGGAACAATCTACGAAAAACCGGTAGACAGAGAAGATGCAAGGAGACAACTCAGCTCATATGTAGAATCATAccataatatttataccGGAGTTGCAATGTTTGCAAGGGGTAGAGGATATGAAGTTCCagaaaaaaaattttatactacGACGAAAGTTAAGTATCAAAAGTTATCAGAGGAAGATATAAATGCACTTTTAGATACAAGAGAACATGAGGGATCAGCAGGTATAAATTCctaactaataataaattttaaggATCATATCGGATAACAGGATTAGCAGAATCACTAATAGAAGAACTTGTGGGCTCATATACCAACGTTATTGGACTTCCTGCACAATGTGTATCATCAGCACTATGCGACCTGGCAAAATCATATaatatgtttaatttttaattaagacccaaatataatgtaaaatatgttttttatttctattttaatgattaaTGGCAGtcattttttgtaaaatatttatacttgATACATCCTTACGTTCGATCACCTATATTATTGTCCAAAAccttacacatttgatCTAAACTCTAGAAAAACattcaaaattaatttttatttttaataatgttaaattcCGACACATTAATCCCTCCAGAGGCCAATGGATTTTTTAATCGTCTCAATCTTCCAGTAGAACAGAGGCCCGTTTTGGGATATTTCAGCAACAAAGTATATAACGTAGATAATGTAGAGGATTACCTTAATTTTTCATGGAAATTTGATAATCCCTGCTCATCGGACTTTGAGGATAGGTTTGCATTGTTAGAAAACCTCTCTGACGTTTTCTCTGCTGATTTGGAAGACAAACTAACATCCAAGTATGATTCAAGGTTGATTGGTAGGTCAAATTAATCTTATCATCATATTATAGTGTTATCAACCTTGGACGAGAAGTTACAGGAATATTTGTATGGAGTTACAGGTAATGACCATGAAACACCAGATCACTCGAGTTGGAATTTGCCAGATTATCACCCTTTAAAGGTCAAATTGGTTCTTCCAGGAGATGAAAAGTTCGGTCTAAACACAAATTGGGACCAAAGATTGCAATCTTCAATCAGAAATCTCTTTCTTTTTAAAAACAATGACAAATTGAGTGAATTTAACAATGATTTTGAATACTCCTTATTAAGgtttgtatatatatttataaaataatcaCACATAGTGATGTTGGACATTTTGCAAACTCATGTAAATTGGGGTCAATTAAGCTTTTAAACTCGTTGCTTGCCTCAAATTTCTCCGAAGTTCCGTCTGGGTTTTTTGAAGTTACCCCTCAGTCATACCCACTAATTTACAAGTTCTATTCACCAAAGTTCAAAGACGGtatgtttttattttatttcatttttcaGACCGACTCTTTGTATACGACGGGATTGTGTTCACTCTAGTACTTGGAAACTGCTCGTCATACTCAAAAATTAGCTATACAACGTGTAAAAAGCTTTACTCGAACGATCTAAAGGGAAAGCAAGCTCTTTGTGACGCCATACATATGATTGGTACAATTTCTAGATTTGCAGTTCCTTTCTGTTGTATAACCGATTATATGGGTTTCAGAGTAGTAGGAGAACCATTGATCAGCCTAAggtattatatttaatccattagaataatttagCTTAAACACGAAGTACTTACTGGATGATTTACTTGGTTTTGACTCGTACTCAGTTATAGAGCATGATGGGCATCTTGTGACCTCATCACTATTCGAAAACGACCAACTCTATCAGGACTTTATTAAGCTTTCTACAAATCTTAGAGTTTCTTCATTACCTGTGCCATTCGGGTCAACGGATCTTGATGGACCTCAGGATTTCAATAACAATTCTAATGCAGTCGAATCAAATGGAACATTGTACTTCCGTAATACACATGAGGTTTTACCTCCAATGCCAGATTTAAATACTGGATATGATCAGTTATACAAGAATCGTTTTCGCCAAGAATTCTCTACAGTACACTACGAAGgctttttaaaatgtacACTTAATTCACAGTCTCTATTTAATAAGAATTTTGATGACACAATGTTCCAAACAGCAGCGGAACTCAATAACTTTGTtcttgaaaataatttagacAAATTCCACACCATGACTAGCTCATGGGACATAAGTAACACACTCCATTCATTTGGAATAAATATAAGGTAAGATTGACTTTATCAAAGAAACTCTTAGAAATATTGGAAAGATATATGAAAATACCAGCCATAGTGCACTAAAAGACTTACTTGCATGTGAAATGGTGTCGCGAGCTTTTAAACACCTATGGGACATGGAATTGGAAAGTTTTATTAGAAATAAGAACGTGAACCTGGATTTAATTCAAGAGTAAGCAAACATTacatcaaaatttttaggctttttgttaaaatgttaaacGATCTTCTAGGTCTTAGTCTAGAATCTTTGTCATTTTGGAACCAATATATCCACCCTCAAATATCAATTCAGTAAGTAAATTTAAGATTATAGTATTATAGCTTTAATGTAATTGATTTGCAAAGCATAACTTTTAAGACATTACCTCAAATGTTACTAATTAGCGCAGTTGAATATAACCTGGGAATAGTTATACCTAAATTAACAAACGGTCAAGAACATACTAAACAGATTGACCTAAATCATTTTAAGTCTTCAAAACGTTCTAAAATTCTCCATAACGGTCAATTTGACTTGAATTTTTATGCAAAAGTTTCGGTTTCATGCCCTAAATATAACCTGTCAATATTTAAGGCATCGTCAAAACTGTGTGACCACAAAGGTATCTTTTATTAACTTACATAATCTATAGGATTCCATGGATACGGGTTTCTTTTGGAATCCTCCAGCTTTGGAATGGGATTGCCAAGACACATAAAGTCCAAAATTGTTGGAACTGGTTACCCTTGTAATCCTATATGTTCGTATAACTATGAATTGGTATGTAGTAAATTTAACCAACACTTAACTGGAATCAACCTATACTGCCTAATCGAATCATTGGTCCAAACAGACCCATTTTTGAGATTTAAACTCCTACTAACTTTGGGATACACATTCCTCAAGC
Coding sequences:
- a CDS encoding uncharacterized protein (Tap579b07.q1c.C.cand.59 - score = 159.19), which codes for MLNSDTLIPPEANGFFNRLNLPVEQRPVLGYFSNKVYNVDNVEDYLNFSWKFDNPCSSDFEDRFALLENLSDVFSADLEDKLTSKYDSRLIVLSTLDEKLQEYLYGVTGNDHETPDHSSWNLPDYHPLKVKLVLPGDEKFGLNTNWDQRLQSSIRNLFLFKNNDKLSEFNNDFEYSLLSDVGHFANSCKLGSIKLLNSLLASNFSEVPSGFFEVTPQSYPLIYKFYSPKFKDDRLFVYDGIVFTLVLGNCSSYSKISYTTCKKLYSNDLKGKQALCDAIHMIGTISRFAVPFCCITDYMGFRVVGEPLISLSLNTKYLLDDLLGFDSYSVIEHDGHLVTSSLFENDQLYQDFIKLSTNLRVSSLPVPFGSTDLDGPQDFNNNSNAVESNGTLYFRNTHEVLPPMPDLNTGYDQLYKNRFRQEFSTVHYEGFLKCTLNSQSLFNKNFDDTMFQTAAELNNFVLENNLDKFHTMTSSWDISNTLHSFGINIRNIGKIYENTSHSALKDLLACEMVSRAFKHLWDMELESFIRNKNVNLDLIQELFVKMLNDLLGLSLESLSFWNQYIHPQISIHFNVIDLQSITFKTLPQMLLISAVEYNLGIVIPKLTNGQEHTKQIDLNHFKSSKRSKILHNGQFDLNFYAKVSVSCPKYNLSIFKASSKLCDHKGFHGYGFLLESSSFGMGLPRHIKSKIVGTGYPCNPICSYNYELVCSKFNQHLTGINLYCLIESLVQTDPFLRFKLLLTLGYTFLKHRFYKKALQISKFLSLNSFSMTLFVEAKILELQCYCLTGDNDSMETEYHLIKDNLKSLEGFDGFLNLQVLTVNSYHKWNTNDYKGCISYIENSKESFLHLFSVKNYEWVPVFFLSLLGYCNAKLNVYFDSTKVHHELVRYCNLSNLPTYTKCNLLWLLLESLIRVGSYSHASKISTDLLSILEFQFGPLSMEYLRSLYVSAWLHRQMGSIHFLHPYLYLSNSENLIHYKGPNHWFENQDLIMEELSSGNCCFDKRKHLKESQNLYTIILDKFLYLSRKNNIKILEIINNIDPNFCTSKLEKLVNITKQSILEQGNQKVIDGLEDTILVQYLDQSDVFQSKIMLVVENYLMLKILSLDTKQYHEVANKLYNAYASQVSSEYTKQLSTGTRTECGYIKTKKTYSYGTRVIRFPESFSSYLSIKKNIIPKSGHDLRSTECLLMAEPEYTKKKICEMCLSSCDSGADFNNW
- a CDS encoding Maf-like protein, putative (Tap579b07.q1c.C.cand.58 - score = 28.68;~SMART pfam:Maf (PF02545) at aa 19-243, E()=1.20e-20), coding for MEVYSVVGLRGLFSDPNKAWIVMATQSPHRPMIMKNHMRITNVLTMASGFEEDLSKDDYPTGGDYSAATAENKARIVAKTIFTANDPESKKKVRTLLTNPFGELDKDFDVDKIQVVIGADTIADMNGTIYEKPVDREDARRQLSSYVESYHNIYTGVAMFARGRGYEVPEKKFYTTTKVKYQKLSEEDINALLDTREHEGSAGSYRITGLAESLIEELVGSYTNVIGLPAQCVSSALCDLAKSYNMFNF